CATAAAGCTTAAAAGCACAAATTTCAGATAGCTCTTCGATATCACAATCCACACCTAAAATAGCTAGTGGATGGCACATCGGGATTAGCTCGCTTGTCTTTTTTGCACCCATTATCGCAGCAACGACAGCTGTTTGAATGACTGGACCTTTTTTGCCAGTATTTTCTTTGATCGCTCTAAAGGCCTCTTTGCTCATCTTGATGATCCCGCTAGCAGTTGCCACTCTTTTTGTAGGATCTTTTGGGCTCACATCGACCATTTTTGGACGATCTTTCTCATCTAAATGCGTTAGCATTATCTCTCCTTTTTTGGCGGATTATAGCCTATTTAAACAAATTTAAATTACCAATAGGTTTAAGCTAAAAATATAACAAATACATAAAATCTAGCTTTTTACTTAAATACTAAAGAGAATTCTCATTCCTTAATATAATTATTTAATTTAAATAATTTTTTTAATAAATTATTTATAATTTAATTTTTAATGCATAAAATACCTAAAATGAAGAGTTTTATAGATAA
This Campylobacter concisus DNA region includes the following protein-coding sequences:
- the moaC gene encoding cyclic pyranopterin monophosphate synthase MoaC translates to MMLTHLDEKDRPKMVDVSPKDPTKRVATASGIIKMSKEAFRAIKENTGKKGPVIQTAVVAAIMGAKKTSELIPMCHPLAILGVDCDIEELSEICAFKLYVSVKIEGKTGVEMEALTGVSVGLLTIYDMVKAIDKSMEISNIVLESKTGGKSGEYMRSK